GCAAAATCAGGAAGGCATCCAACGAATTTTGCAAGCCTCACAATGCGCTATCCAAATTACTTTCTCAATACGCGGATGAAATTTCCTGCCGTTCGAGCACTTGGACAAGGAGGGAATCCGAGCGGCGACGACGACAACGACGCCGGCGGTTTCATCAATCAGGTGTTTGTTTTCCCTAATTGCCTTCTATCTCTAAGTATATAAGAGCATTAAACATATGCTTAGCAGATTGCTGATTCAACATAGTAATTCGATGCCTAATTAGCTGAATTTAGGctgaatgaaagaaaaatagatggAACTATTCAGTTTACCACATTTTAGCAGTATTTTTACTGATTTCTGGCTAGATTCTATAAGTTTCATTGATTGAATTGGACTGGGAAATCTGGAATTTTAGTAAATTCTTGTCAGGTTAGCTATTCTGTCTTTCGATTATCAAACCTGGAAAAAGAACACTTGAACGcacaaaaaactaaagaacACTAAAATATGTTGTATTGCGATAAGAAAAGTAACAACATAAACACAACCTAGTCTTTGCTAATCTCTTATAAATTCTCCAAAGAAAATCCGCAAAATTTCACTCTCTCCTCGTAACCTTACaccctctatttatagataaatgcctaacaaatcaaatttactAACTATTTACTAAGATGTCTCTTTTATCAACCATACTGATATTCTACTAATGATCCTACCATTTTCATAACTAGAGATCTTTGGGAGCTCCTTCTTGCATTGATTCAAATTCTTCTTTGATGATGAGTGCATGTTGAGCAACCAGTGTTTAGACCATTTATTATTGATGTTGTGCCAAAATTGCTTTCAGGGCAATGATTTCTTCTACGGCACAATAAATCTTTTTGAAATTCGATTAACAAGGTTTCTATTTCTCTTACCCAATAAATCTCTTTTAAGATATGCTTGATATTGACGGGAAAGCCTAAACTTAAACATAATCAATATAGAAttgtatagaaaaatgaaaagaaagtagaGTTTCAAAACATTATATTCTATGCAATAAAATTAGTGAAGATGGCCTGGAATTAGAAAACTCAAACATAGACTTACCGTTTTAATTCCAAGATATACAAGTCCAACATGTTCGTCAGCCTCTGCTTGGGAATTTGCTCTTTGTACTCTCTAAGGTAGCAACTGTTTAGTTAAATTACATTTCTTGTTTTCAGACATGGCATATTTAGACTGTGTAATGGCATCTCTGATAGTTTGATTTAGTTGTTggtaataatttattttgtttatgagGTAGTGAAaccatataataattttatctcaCTCCATAGGTAAGACGTTGAGTTATTTTCTATATGTCATTAACATGAGTAAAGACAAGCTTTGGAAGTAGTTTACATTATCTCTCATGCCCTTCTCAAGATTTATTTGGAAcgaattttctaaaatatgtttttaagcGTGTTTTAAGCACTTCAAAAGTCATTTCAAGCCGGTTCAAAAGTCATTTCAAGCCGGTTCAAAAtatgttgaagaaaatgatatgaaTATTTACTCGATTGTATCACTTGATTATGTGATAACACAGGAGGATGTGGAATTTTTGTTGAAACTGGGGGCAGGTTCCATAGCAGGGGGATTTGGAATAAAGTATGGAAGCATAATATTTCCAGAGATAACCAAACCCAACATTGTACAAGCACTTATCATGATATCAACTCCTGTGGTTGTAGCAATATGGCTTTTGATCAAGCAAAGTCGTGAAGAGACACAAAGCTAACGATCCACTGTCGTTTTTACAAGATGATGAAAGGATTTTAACCATccaaaaatttgtaaaagaaaaaaaagttagaactTGTAAAAGCACTAGAAATTGAAAACAGATGAAacactttatatttttgtgttgCTCGATAAGATGCCTTACACTATTCATATTGCTCGGACTGTcaatatttgattgattatcaGTTGaataaattacaagtttagtttttaaaattttcaggTCTATGTCTAATTGATCAATCCGAACTATAAAACGTTGAAGTTAAATTCTTGAAGTTTCAAGTCTAATCTATTTGGTCACTACATTATACTGAAAACATTTAAACAGTTGATCCATCGAAACGCCTAAACTATACCAATATTAATCACACAATGAATAGGATGCATAGATATCTCaatttcaacttcaatttCGAAATGGCctcttctccatttttcaGTGGACAAAATTCCATTCTCAATAAgttaaatcatttatttttctaatgctttgaattattataaatgaatataGTTTGAAATGTAATTCTGATCGATACCATCAACTAATGAGACAAAAAACACTCAACTCTATGCAAGTTATGAACATCCACTCTGAGCACAATGGTCACCCCTGGAGGACGCATGAAGAAACAACTCACGAAAATTGCCAGAAAGTGTCTTTGAGCCATTTTTGGGTAGGAGTAGAGATCTAGAGCCAAGAAGGTTGAACAAAGACTTGTTTAGTTAGGTTTCAACCAGAGCCGAAGCCAAACTCGAGACTGCCTAAAGGTTATCTTTCAGCCATTTTAGAGCTCCTTGCGCTACAGACCTGCCAGttccaaattttacaaaatgcAAGAGTAAGCTATTGATATTGTGTACACATGAGGTTTGAAATGTTCTCATAACAAAACTCTACGAAGAAGGTaaggatttttcttttgtgattaTTATTGAAAACGTAGAACCTTCTTGTAAAACCAGACAGGTAATATCCTCTGCTTAATATGGCACCAATTTCATGATAAATAGAACTTTTAGGCACAAGGTATAAATTCAGTTGGATTTGAACTTTTCCCTcatttcctctttcttttcatctatCCATTCAAACCCCCTTCATCAAAGTGGGATATGAAAAAGTGCTTAGAAATAGATTTTTGATAGTTCAACAAACAAGTAAGGAAGGAGATTTGAACATTTGACTTCTTGATTAAGGACATACTCTTAGGATGAAGGGTATATTTAGATAATAAGTCTTCGTGAAGTTTCAGTTTAATGTGCAATTAAAATTACCGgtcaatttcaaaatgtagAATAATTCTCGCTAGCACACCAACttataaatacaaagaaagggaaaacaaggtaaaagaaaataaacaaacaattgtTTAAGATCAATTGTCCAAACATGCATTCAGAAATCCAGAACAATAGAAATCTATTTCTTAACAATTTTTCAAGAATCCCTTGGCAGAAAGATTAGAACAGTAGAAGACTTTGGAGGGtagctttttaaaattttaaaagtaaaactgGTTCCCAAGTTATAATCATCAGATTCAAAGAGATATGATTAAAAGCACAGAAAAGAGATCATACCCAGCAAAATCTTGTACTTTTTTCCATATATCGTTCGAGTCTCCATCATCAGCAGATTCAGTACTATTAGCAACTGTCTTGACCTCATTTTCTGTAATTGTATCTGCAAACGCAATCATTTCTAAAAATTCCAATAttgtaaatgtaaatgtaattCCACTAATTATAGTCTATGGAAAGATAAGCCAAAAGGGAGAtaaagggaagaaaaatgCCCAttagcaaaaaaataaaaatagaaaaacgcAGTCTGTGTAACCATTCTTCTTTTAGTTtctgttttataaaattatgctTGTTTTCTCACCTtgttttttatgaaatatttgaattcttagccaaattcccaaaactataaaatgtttataacaaaacttggttttaattttgtaaagaattgaagaaattaatattaaaacaaaaaacaaagtaaGCAATAGGTAGAAATTTTGTGCATAACATCAATTTTCAGAaacacaaaaatcaattaCGAAGCACATATACTTTACGTGAAGCAGCAAACTGGTATCTAATATGTATCAGCTATTGATACACCCAAATACTTATATATATCAGCTATTGAAATATCGAATATGTGTGTCCACTAGACACGTGAAGGGGGCACACTAGAcctctttctttatatatatatattaaaaagaaaaagtagctTATCTGATCTTCTCCAaaccaaaactaaacaatCTATTAAAAAGCTCACTGTCCCAAcccaaaactaaaaacaaaaaataaaaataaatcatctGAGTCCCCAAATatcacattaaaaaataaaacaaaacaaaataaaaaccccACTTGAATATCTTCAACAATTCTACCTCTAATCCTCTTTTCCGCCATCTCATAGGACTCTAGCATAACAACCTTTTCTATTGTATTCTATTAACTCTTGTATTTCAATAACTTTATGATGCtttttgtattgtatttagtgtttgtattgtattttgtattattgtcATTAACTTGACATTTTGTGCTTTTTAGTGgatgaaatttattatgtttgtgccaaatttacatatatcctagaatatatatacactgaCACGTATATATCCTCAACGTATCTAAATCCtagttttttagaaattggCATAACATCATATATCCTATCATTTTTTCTATAGAACCTAACAACTTTCgctgagaaaaaaatgaaagaatacaaggacataaaaaaaaacaagcccACATCATATCCTATCATATCCATATCTCATATATTTATCTGTCTATGCTTCATAGGACCGAGACCAAATTATTGTCACACAAGACCTTAGTAACGCACCATgacattcaaataattatttttgggGTTCAAAGTCTTCtgcctttcttttcaataataatgtGTATATGGATTTCCGTTGTAGGTGCTTGGAAAAACATGCAGGAAAGATCTGTGAATATTGCTTACTAGTTGGTTGTGGTTGCGATTTTTGGCGAGTTCTGAAACGGCTCCCAGTCCCAGCATTGTTGCTAAGTGAAGCGAGTTCTTCAAGCAATTCTCGCTCTTTTTCACTGTAAACATGGTTATTGTTAATAATTACTTAAAGATGAAggaaaagtagaaaagaaacagaatGAATAACATTTACAAggagaaaatatttatgttgtaaAGCATAGTAGTGTAGATATGGTTGTCAGTGTCACTCTCAGCCTAATGATATTTCGGTAAACAAGACTGAAACCAGGAAAACAAGCATGTCATATATGAGATGAATAATATCAAGGCCTGAAGATTATACCTGGCTAACTATGAACCCgttttataagtttaaatgGAAAAGGCATGTCCATTACTCCCTCTAGTGGGTCTCTTTTATTTCCAAATAATAGGTCAAGAACCCATGTCAAATGTTTCCATtgtattgaaaacaaaacgTAAGTTGACTGTTTAAGAACACATCCAAGAAAATCTTCacataaatatctttttaccTGATACGATTTGGTATGGTTACTTTGATTGTGAATAAGTGGTCGCCTCGAATTGATGGCTTATTTAGTTTTGGGACACCTTTCTTCGCAAGAACAAGAACATCACCAGGCTGAGTACCAGGCGGAATTTGAAGTTCAGCCATACCTTCAACCGTCTTTACCTGAATAGGCCATATCAAAAGATATTGTTAAACGCAATCCTTGGTCAATAGTTCAGTTATACACCAAAAAATGAAGTCCTATTGTGGCAAAGCTATTAACTATTATTTAAGTTTCCGAAATGAAGGTTACAATTGCAACAATTTCTAGCTGGTATATCAAACACTAcaaaaaaaagctcataataGACAGTGTTGTTTGAATGGAAACCATTAGCTTTAAGCATCTCAATTGAAAGGTATCCCCAACATCAATACACTTGTACGTGCTGCAGGAGGCTGATGCATAGTTCCACACTGAAAAAATTGGCCGCACAACCGATCCAACTATTTATggagtttaattaaaaactaatagcttgaataaaaattaaaccctCTAATGAgacaaattcaacaaaatgcATCACAAAAAGACTATTAAGAGTTCACCTTGACAACAGATCCCATAATGGCGTCCAGATAACTTATAGCTATTGTTGAGTAAAGGTTGATGCCATCTCTTTGAATTCCAGGTATCTCTTCAACATCAAGATACACAAAAAGATCTCCTGGAGGGCCcctgacaaagaagaaaacctAGATGACTTAAATGCATGAATATCTAatgagaaattgaaaataaaaccttGACAGAAAGACAGGGCATTCccatttctcaaaataaagGAATCTTGAGGCCATGTATACTGATGATCCATACAAATATTACATTTCAAGGACGCGTGAGGACAGATAAGTCATAAGTGCCTCGCAAGGTTATGGATCAGAAACATCTAGAAAACAGATATTTTTAAGGGAAAAAAGTTTACGCACACATGAGCTAAAACAttctaaagaaagaaaaagtaaataaaataaaatcttgaaCCCCATACCCTCTGGGTCCAGCATCACCTTCTCCTGCAACTCTTAGGATACTGCCTGCACTGACTCCTGGAGGAACTTTAACCTTGATGTTTTTCTTAACACGGATACGCCCTTCACCAGAACACTTCCGACAGAAATCAGATATGACCTCACCATTGCCACCACAATTTGGACAAACAGAGACCTGACACAAGCAtgaattacaaataaaaaactatccCCAATAATGATTAATGAATGATAGATAAAGCGCTCCAATCAAATCATATCATATATCAAACAAAAGCTTCTGGctgaaaattgaatgaaagCTGTAAAGTGAACAATCAATGTAGCAAATAAAGattaaatgaattttcaaactcaGCCTACTATTAAGTCAAGGAAACCAAAGAACAAGTTCTAAAGCAACATTGATGCCCATACCTGAGAAAACAAGCCAAAAGGTGTTTGCTCAGTTCTCATAACTTGACCTCTCCCTCCACATGTTGAGCAAATCCTCATTTTGGAGCCTACTTTAGATCCAGTACCAGTGCAGACTTCACATGTTTCCAGATGGGACAGCTCAAATTCTTTCTCTGATCCAAATATGGCTTCAGAAGATCCTAAATTGATGTCATAACTGGATTCAAAATATTGTGAAGTTATTTGTTcgtcattttaataaatatggaTTATAACTTATAAGAAATAATTTCCTATCAAATGGAGACAGCCAAAAAACATGTAATCAATTAAAGTAGCTGTAATTCCAGTCAACTATTATCTATAACAGTTCATTTCTCTTAATGATTGTCTTTACTATCCAAAATAAGTAGTGGTTGTTTGAAAAGTTCATGACCAGAATCGTGGTGCTAGAATTGTTTGCTTGGCAAAGAAGAAATTCCCGTACCTAAAGTGTCTGATGTTGTCACAGTAGGAAGAAGCCCTCTGTTTCAACTTTAAAGTAGAATTTCAAggataagaagaagaagatggtttGATGGCCTTTTAATGTAGAGTTTCTTACATCTCCCTCAGTATCATCTCAGATAATGAGAAAACTTAAAGCCGTCACAACTCTTTGTTTAATAGACTCTTCTTATGTGCAATCACATGCTTTAccaaaaacatgaaaaaatggcaaccatggcAGCTGTAATGATAAGTGCACATGTTAGAGACTATGGTGATGTGCCATGCCTCACCTCTTACCATAGGCTAACTAAATGCGTCCAGAAGAACCTATGTTAGCATTAAGTACAACTAtcatcttttaaaatgaaaataaccactttcatttagaaaaaaaaaatgaatgagtaTCATTTAGCCATTCGGTCGCTGGACCTTATGAAAGTAGGAAGTGGACGTAGAGAAAGGCAATTCAAGTTCAATGAAACGTatcttgttttaaaaaacaaataaaacagtaaaaaatttgtaacCCATATCCCCTATAACGAAGATGGAAATCAGTATAGGTACAATTAACATCTCCTTAGTTGAATCTGACTGACACATGAAGGAAATATCACACTACTCCAAAAATagtaacaaaacaaaaacgtATTTTTCAAGCATGATTCACACTGTTACTCACCGTATGTCTTCACCCTTAGTAAGGGTACTGCTACGACGCGTGCGGAACCCAGTTGGATCCATACCACCAAATCCTCCCATGCTTGGTCCAAAAAATGtctcaaataaatcaaatggaTTAGTCTGCAACAATAATATAGTATAAGGCCCAAAATTTCTTGATGTGAAAATGCATCAAGCAAGCACTATTTCCGTCAGAAATTAGAGATGATAtcaaataacaacaataacaacaatacCGTATAAGCACTAGAACCTCCTACTGTACTCTTAACACCAGCTTCGCCATATTGATCATACAAAGCCCGCTTCTTATCATCTGAAAGAACCTGCAGCATTG
This is a stretch of genomic DNA from Cucumis sativus cultivar 9930 chromosome 4, Cucumber_9930_V3, whole genome shotgun sequence. It encodes these proteins:
- the LOC101209077 gene encoding uncharacterized protein LOC101209077 isoform X1, whose translation is MAATATATGVLKIGVPAPAPAPAPPPLKAKSGRHPTNFASLTMRYPNYFLNTRMKFPAVRALGQGGNPSGDDDNDAGGFINQEDVEFLLKLGAGSIAGGFGIKYGSIIFPEITKPNIVQALIMISTPVVVAIWLLIKQSREETQS
- the LOC101209077 gene encoding uncharacterized protein LOC101209077 isoform X2; protein product: MAATATATGVLKIGVPAPAPAPAPPPLKAKSGRHPTNFASLTMRYPNYFLNTRMKFPAVRALGQGGNPSGDDDNDAGGFINQVP
- the LOC101208835 gene encoding uncharacterized protein LOC101208835 isoform X1, whose product is MAASSLSLLPSPLTFERFSASSSSPSSSSFFHGGTQLRFHKNFLSVHSYSFNSSPSSPNSRFNKRVSSRRRLGLVVCASGDYYATLGIPKSANSKEIKAAYRKLARQYHPDVNKEPGATEKFKEISAAYEVLSDDKKRALYDQYGEAGVKSTVGGSSAYTTNPFDLFETFFGPSMGGFGGMDPTGFRTRRSSTLTKGEDIRYDINLGSSEAIFGSEKEFELSHLETCEVCTGTGSKVGSKMRICSTCGGRGQVMRTEQTPFGLFSQVSVCPNCGGNGEVISDFCRKCSGEGRIRVKKNIKVKVPPGVSAGSILRVAGEGDAGPRGGPPGDLFVYLDVEEIPGIQRDGINLYSTIAISYLDAIMGSVVKVKTVEGMAELQIPPGTQPGDVLVLAKKGVPKLNKPSIRGDHLFTIKVTIPNRISEKERELLEELASLSNNAGTGSRFRTRQKSQPQPTKMIAFADTITENEVKTVANSTESADDGDSNDIWKKVQDFAGSVAQGALKWLKDNL
- the LOC101208835 gene encoding uncharacterized protein LOC101208835 isoform X2 codes for the protein MAASSLSLLPSPLTFERFSASSSSPSSSSFFHGGTQLRFHKNFLSVHSYSFNSSPSSPNSRFNKRVSSRRRLGLVVCASGDYYATLGIPKSANSKEIKAAYRKLARQYHPDVNKEPGATEKFKEISAAYEVLSDDKKRALYDQYGEAGVKSTVGGSSAYTTNPFDLFETFFGPSMGGFGGMDPTGFRTRRSSTLTKGEDIRYDINLGSSEAIFGSEKEFELSHLETCEVCTGTGSKVGSKMRICSTCGGRGQVMRTEQTPFGLFSQVSVCPNCGGNGEVISDFCRKCSGEGRIRVKKNIKVKVPPGVSAGSILRVAGEGDAGPRGGPPGDLFVYLDVEEIPGIQRDGINLYSTIAISYLDAIMGSVVKVKTVEGMAELQIPPGTQPGDVLVLAKKGVPKLNKPSIRGDHLFTIKVTIPNRISEKERELLEELASLSNNAGTGSRFRTRQKSQPQPTNTITENEVKTVANSTESADDGDSNDIWKKVQDFAGSVAQGALKWLKDNL